From a single Pempheris klunzingeri isolate RE-2024b chromosome 2, fPemKlu1.hap1, whole genome shotgun sequence genomic region:
- the LOC139219991 gene encoding zinc finger protein 664-like, giving the protein MEKQKPELRRQTGSSSDSTDVQKRRGRDGPTCHRCQHCDKSFTTRNDLKVHQRLHLGEKLHSCDQCGKTFSQSASLRRHQRIHTGEKPYSCDQCGKTFSRSTNLRSHQRIHTGEKPYSCDQCGKAFAQSTNLRIHQRIHTGEKPYSCDQCGKTFSRSTTLRSHQRIHTGEKPYSCDQCGKAFAHSTNLRIHQRIHTGEKPYSCDQCGKTFTESAISRSHQRIHTGEKPFCCDQCGKAFAHSTNLRIHQRIHTGEKPFWCEQCGSTFASQSGLRSHQNTHTSLL; this is encoded by the exons aaacgcagaggaagagatggacccACTTGTCAccgctgtcagcactgtgacaaatccttcacaacacgaaatgatttaaaggttcaTCAGAGACTTCATTTGGGAGAgaaactgcacagctgtgaccagtgtgggaaaactttcagtcagtcagctagcTTAAGGAGACATCagcgcattcacactggagagaaaccgtatagctgtgaccaatgtgggaaaactttcagtcgATCAACCAAtttaaggagccatcaacgcattcacactggagagaaaccatatagctgtgaccagtgtgggaaagctttcGCTCAGTCAACTAATTTAAGGATCCATCagcgcattcacactggagagaaaccgtatagctgtgaccaatgtgggaaaactttcagtcgATCAACCACtttaaggagccatcaacgcattcacactggagagaaaccatatagctgtgaccagtgtgggaaagctttcGCTCATTCAACTAATTTAAGGATCCATCagcgcattcacactggagagaaaccttatagctgtgaccagtgtgggaaaactttcactgaATCAGCTATCTcaaggagccatcaacgcattcacactggagagaaaccattctG ctgtgaccagtgtgggaaagctttcGCTCATTCAACTAATTTAAGGATCCATCagcgcattcacactggagagaaaccgttctGGTGTGAACAATGTGGGAGCACTTTTGCTTCGCAGAGTGGCCTTAGATCccaccaaaacactcacacttcattgttatga